The following are encoded in a window of Amycolatopsis lexingtonensis genomic DNA:
- a CDS encoding DinB family protein produces MAVNWTKELTDQLDFHWNVHTRPKLEGLTDDEYFWEPVTGCWTVRPRKSDDEPGTGPFTIDFAFPEPTPPPVTTIAWRLNHILVGVLGMRTASHFGGPAMTYDDYPYPGTAGEALALLDEYYARWVAGVRSLDEEALARPCGPAEGPYAEYPMATLVLHIHREMIHHCAEVLLLRDLYRHR; encoded by the coding sequence ATGGCTGTGAACTGGACCAAGGAACTTACCGACCAGCTCGACTTCCACTGGAACGTCCACACGCGCCCGAAGCTCGAGGGGCTCACCGACGACGAGTACTTCTGGGAGCCGGTCACGGGCTGCTGGACCGTGCGGCCGCGCAAGTCGGACGACGAACCCGGCACCGGGCCGTTCACCATCGACTTCGCCTTCCCGGAGCCGACTCCCCCGCCGGTCACGACGATCGCGTGGCGGCTCAACCACATCCTGGTCGGCGTCCTGGGCATGCGGACGGCGTCGCACTTCGGCGGCCCGGCGATGACCTACGACGATTACCCGTACCCGGGGACCGCCGGGGAGGCGCTGGCGCTGCTGGACGAGTACTACGCCCGGTGGGTTGCCGGCGTCCGCTCGCTCGACGAGGAGGCGCTCGCGCGGCCGTGCGGCCCCGCCGAAGGCCCGTATGCGGAGTACCCGATGGCGACGCTGGTGCTCCACATCCACCGCGAGATGATCCACCACTGCGCCGAAGTCCTGCTGCTGCGCGACCTCTATCGCCATCGGTGA
- a CDS encoding rhomboid family intramembrane serine protease, with the protein MSTRAASRNPFAALAGAARRPYLTAAVFAVTLACGIAQLLHSPLYDHVVRDAVRIDDGEWYRLVTGMFFQDAWAFGLVSNLLWLAVFGTLAERVFGRARWLVLYFGCGLFGQFTSYVWLNPVGAGNSMCVAGLLGGLAAVVMVASRRYGVVLPVQFRVLAFAVPVLAVVDTLVHDNHGVPALLGLALGFLLLPRRQSG; encoded by the coding sequence ATGAGCACGCGCGCCGCATCCCGCAACCCGTTCGCGGCCCTCGCCGGCGCCGCCCGCCGCCCGTACCTGACGGCCGCGGTGTTCGCGGTGACGCTGGCGTGCGGGATCGCGCAGCTGCTGCACTCGCCGCTCTACGACCACGTCGTCCGCGACGCCGTCCGCATCGACGACGGCGAGTGGTACCGCCTGGTGACGGGCATGTTCTTCCAGGACGCCTGGGCCTTCGGCCTGGTGTCGAACCTGCTCTGGCTGGCGGTGTTCGGCACGCTGGCCGAGCGCGTGTTCGGCCGCGCCCGCTGGCTGGTCCTCTACTTCGGCTGCGGCCTCTTCGGCCAGTTCACGAGCTACGTCTGGCTCAACCCGGTCGGGGCGGGCAACTCGATGTGCGTCGCGGGCCTGCTCGGTGGCCTGGCCGCGGTCGTGATGGTGGCTTCGCGCCGCTACGGCGTGGTGCTGCCGGTCCAGTTCCGCGTCCTGGCGTTCGCGGTGCCGGTGCTGGCCGTGGTGGACACGCTGGTGCACGACAACCACGGCGTCCCGGCCCTGCTCGGCCTGGCCCTCGGCTTCCTGCTCCTGCCACGACGTCAGTCGGGGTAG
- a CDS encoding zinc-dependent alcohol dehydrogenase family protein, which produces MRATVIYGAGDVRVETVPDPKLVEPTDVVLRVVRSCICGSDLWPYADMPPREHGRRIGHEFLGVVEETGADVTTLKKGDLAVAPFVWSDNTCEFCREGLQTSCLHGGGWGAKGVDGGQGEAVRVPQADGTLVKLPHTEDDDLLASLLTLSDVFSTGHHAAVKARVSEGQNVTVIGDGAVGLSAVLAAKRLGADRIVLMGRHRARTDLGREFGATDVVAERGDEGIEKVRELTNGQGTHAVLECVGTKGAFEMGVGVVRAGGAVSRVGLPQYEDAPAGVGVFRRNVTITGGVAPARHYIPELLPDVLDGKYRPGRVFDRTIDVEGVPDGYRAMADREALKVLIKP; this is translated from the coding sequence ATGCGAGCGACAGTCATCTACGGCGCCGGCGACGTCCGGGTCGAGACCGTTCCGGACCCGAAGCTGGTCGAGCCGACCGACGTCGTGCTGCGGGTGGTGCGGTCCTGCATCTGCGGCAGCGACCTCTGGCCCTACGCCGACATGCCGCCGCGCGAGCACGGGCGGCGGATCGGCCACGAGTTCCTCGGCGTCGTCGAAGAGACCGGCGCCGACGTCACCACCCTCAAGAAGGGCGACCTCGCCGTCGCGCCGTTCGTCTGGTCCGACAACACCTGCGAGTTCTGCCGCGAAGGCCTCCAGACGTCCTGCCTGCACGGCGGCGGCTGGGGCGCGAAGGGCGTCGACGGCGGTCAGGGTGAGGCCGTGCGCGTGCCGCAGGCGGACGGCACGCTGGTCAAGCTGCCGCACACCGAGGACGACGACCTGCTCGCGTCGCTGCTGACGCTGTCGGACGTCTTCTCCACCGGCCACCACGCCGCGGTGAAGGCGCGCGTGAGCGAAGGCCAGAACGTCACCGTGATCGGCGACGGCGCGGTCGGGCTTTCCGCCGTCCTCGCGGCGAAGCGCCTGGGCGCCGACCGGATCGTCCTGATGGGACGCCACCGGGCACGCACCGACCTGGGCCGCGAGTTCGGCGCGACCGACGTCGTCGCCGAGCGCGGTGACGAGGGCATCGAGAAGGTGCGCGAGCTGACGAACGGCCAGGGCACGCACGCCGTTCTCGAGTGCGTCGGCACGAAAGGCGCGTTCGAAATGGGCGTCGGGGTCGTGCGGGCGGGTGGCGCGGTCAGCCGCGTCGGCCTGCCGCAGTACGAAGACGCGCCCGCCGGCGTGGGCGTGTTCCGGCGCAACGTCACCATCACCGGCGGCGTCGCGCCCGCGCGGCACTACATCCCCGAGCTGCTGCCGGACGTCCTCGACGGCAAGTACCGGCCGGGGCGCGTCTTCGACCGGACCATCGACGTCGAGGGTGTCCCGGACGGCTACCGCGCGATGGCGGACCGCGAAGCGCTGAAGGTGCTCATCAAGCCGTGA
- a CDS encoding aldehyde dehydrogenase family protein produces MDMITPEPRPAWIAGRPEAGATTLVVHHPYDGSEVATVAVPGPEQVERAVSAAVSVAKELRGTPAHVRAGALDHVSRVLAGRAEEIAEVITAENGKPLKWAEAEVKRAVSVFRIAAEEARRFTGDVQRLDTDPAGEARLALTRRVPRGPVLGIAPFNFPLNLVAHKVAPALAIGAPIIVKPAPRTPLSSLILGEILAETDLPEGAFSVLPLGNEETQQLVADPRLPVVSFTGSGPVGWSLKDAAPRKHVVLELGGNAAAVVLRDWPDPEGAAHRIATFGNYQAGQSCIAVQRVIVDAAVAEEFVPALLEAVESQRTGDPYDRHTDVGPVVDEAAAERIVAWVDEAVEAGAKVLTGGTRDGATVAPTLLTDVPPDTKAWREEIFGPVLAVSVVDGVDEAFRSVNDSAYGLQAGVFTTDVQLAFHASAELEVGGVIIGDVPSYRADQMPYGGVKGSGVGREGVLAAMHDLTEERVTVFTGIDL; encoded by the coding sequence ATGGACATGATCACGCCCGAGCCGCGCCCCGCCTGGATCGCCGGCCGCCCCGAAGCGGGCGCCACCACCCTCGTCGTGCACCACCCGTACGACGGCAGCGAGGTCGCCACGGTCGCCGTGCCCGGGCCGGAGCAGGTCGAGCGCGCCGTCTCGGCCGCGGTGTCGGTCGCCAAGGAGCTGCGCGGCACGCCGGCGCACGTTCGCGCGGGCGCGCTCGACCACGTCTCGCGCGTGCTCGCCGGGCGCGCCGAGGAGATCGCCGAGGTGATCACGGCGGAGAACGGCAAGCCGCTCAAGTGGGCCGAGGCCGAGGTGAAGCGCGCGGTTTCGGTGTTCCGCATCGCCGCCGAGGAGGCCCGCCGGTTCACCGGCGACGTCCAGCGCCTCGACACCGACCCCGCGGGCGAAGCGCGGCTGGCGCTGACCCGCCGCGTCCCGCGCGGGCCGGTGCTCGGCATCGCGCCGTTCAACTTCCCGCTGAACCTGGTGGCGCACAAGGTCGCGCCCGCGCTGGCGATCGGCGCGCCGATCATCGTCAAGCCCGCGCCGCGAACGCCGTTGTCGTCGCTGATCCTCGGCGAGATCCTGGCCGAGACGGACCTGCCGGAGGGCGCGTTTTCGGTGCTGCCGCTGGGGAACGAGGAGACGCAGCAGCTCGTCGCCGACCCGCGGCTGCCCGTCGTGTCGTTCACCGGCTCGGGCCCGGTCGGCTGGTCGCTGAAGGACGCGGCGCCGCGCAAGCACGTCGTGCTCGAACTCGGCGGCAACGCGGCGGCCGTCGTGCTGCGTGACTGGCCGGACCCCGAAGGCGCCGCGCACCGCATCGCGACTTTCGGCAACTACCAAGCCGGGCAGTCCTGCATCGCGGTGCAGCGGGTGATCGTGGACGCCGCGGTGGCCGAAGAGTTCGTGCCCGCGCTGCTGGAAGCCGTCGAATCGCAGCGCACCGGCGACCCCTACGACCGGCACACCGACGTCGGCCCGGTCGTCGACGAAGCCGCCGCCGAACGGATCGTCGCGTGGGTCGACGAAGCCGTCGAGGCGGGTGCGAAGGTGCTCACCGGTGGCACCCGCGACGGCGCCACCGTCGCCCCGACCCTGCTCACCGACGTCCCGCCGGACACCAAGGCCTGGCGCGAGGAGATCTTCGGGCCGGTGCTCGCGGTGTCCGTTGTGGACGGTGTGGACGAGGCTTTCCGGTCGGTCAACGACTCCGCGTACGGCCTGCAGGCCGGCGTCTTCACCACCGACGTCCAGCTGGCGTTCCACGCCTCGGCGGAGCTCGAGGTCGGCGGCGTGATCATCGGCGACGTCCCGTCCTACCGCGCCGACCAGATGCCCTACGGCGGCGTGAAGGGTTCCGGTGTCGGCCGCGAAGGCGTGCTGGCCGCGATGCACGACCTGACCGAGGAGCGCGTGACGGTCTTCACCGGCATCGACCTTTAA
- a CDS encoding FAD-binding oxidoreductase codes for MDSEHDQAQPAGRPRVHPLVDRRTFLRVAGVSAAGAVAAACGPGGTPSPVASSAPPPTTSGPPTSRLPTGPPNWDDLRSQLSGNLLRPGADGFDSAKRAFNPLFDTRNPVAVVTASTPKDVQTSVKAVAGRASIAARSGGHSYAGYSVPEGGVIVDVAGLDKIDVQGSQAVIGAGAKLKDVYAALGRAGRALPAGSCPTVGIAGLTLGGGIGVLSRKYGLTCDHLSSAQVVMADGRVLKAAADSEPDLFWALRGGGGGNFGIVTEFTFDTDPAPDLTVFSLHFPAGSAADVLAAWQQWIAAMPPELWANCVISGGSPVQCRVGGCYVGGASGLNTLLNNLTTNAGARPTQRTVKSLDFLGAMNYFSGSSNRQSFVASSRIITSPVDAAKVVALADGRAGTDLLIDGLGGKVGEPAKNATAFWHRDALASVQIYAPATAKTQEKVAQSVGEVAAGLAAAGAGGGYVNYIDPALPDWKTAYYGDNAQRLQDVAKKYDPDNVFRFGQGVVA; via the coding sequence GTGGACAGTGAGCACGACCAGGCGCAACCCGCCGGACGGCCGCGCGTCCACCCCCTTGTGGACAGAAGGACGTTCCTCCGGGTGGCGGGGGTGTCGGCGGCCGGTGCCGTCGCCGCCGCGTGCGGGCCGGGCGGCACGCCGTCGCCGGTCGCGTCGAGCGCGCCGCCGCCCACTACGTCCGGGCCGCCGACCTCGCGGCTGCCGACCGGGCCGCCGAACTGGGACGACCTGCGCAGCCAGCTGAGCGGGAACCTGCTGCGTCCGGGCGCCGACGGCTTCGACTCCGCCAAGCGCGCGTTCAACCCGCTCTTCGACACCCGGAACCCCGTCGCCGTGGTGACGGCATCGACGCCGAAGGACGTCCAGACCAGCGTCAAGGCCGTGGCCGGGCGCGCGAGCATCGCCGCGCGCAGCGGCGGGCACAGCTACGCCGGCTACTCGGTGCCCGAGGGCGGGGTGATCGTCGACGTGGCCGGGCTGGACAAGATCGACGTCCAGGGCAGCCAGGCCGTCATCGGCGCGGGCGCGAAGCTCAAGGACGTCTACGCCGCGCTGGGGCGGGCCGGGCGCGCGCTGCCCGCCGGGTCCTGCCCGACGGTCGGGATCGCCGGGCTGACCCTGGGCGGCGGCATCGGCGTGCTCTCCCGCAAGTACGGGCTGACCTGCGACCACCTCAGTTCCGCGCAGGTCGTCATGGCCGACGGCCGGGTGCTCAAGGCGGCCGCGGACTCCGAGCCGGACCTGTTCTGGGCCCTGCGCGGCGGGGGCGGCGGCAACTTCGGCATCGTCACCGAGTTCACCTTCGACACCGACCCGGCGCCGGACCTGACGGTCTTCTCGCTGCACTTCCCGGCCGGGTCCGCGGCCGACGTGCTGGCCGCGTGGCAGCAGTGGATCGCCGCCATGCCGCCGGAACTCTGGGCGAACTGCGTGATTTCGGGCGGCTCGCCGGTGCAGTGCCGCGTCGGCGGCTGCTACGTCGGCGGGGCGTCCGGGCTGAACACCCTGCTCAACAACCTGACCACCAACGCCGGCGCGCGGCCGACCCAGCGCACCGTGAAGAGCCTCGACTTCCTCGGCGCGATGAACTACTTCTCCGGCAGCTCGAACCGGCAGTCGTTCGTGGCGTCGTCGCGGATCATCACGAGCCCGGTGGACGCCGCGAAGGTCGTCGCGCTCGCCGACGGCCGCGCCGGCACCGACCTGCTCATCGACGGGCTCGGCGGCAAGGTCGGCGAACCGGCGAAGAACGCGACCGCGTTCTGGCACCGTGACGCGCTGGCCAGCGTCCAGATCTACGCGCCCGCGACGGCGAAGACGCAGGAGAAGGTCGCACAGTCGGTGGGGGAGGTCGCCGCCGGCCTCGCCGCGGCCGGTGCGGGCGGCGGGTACGTCAACTACATCGACCCGGCCCTGCCCGACTGGAAGACCGCCTACTACGGCGACAACGCGCAGCGGCTGCAGGACGTCGCCAAGAAGTACGACCCCGACAACGTCTTCCGGTTCGGGCAGGGCGTCGTCGCTTAA
- a CDS encoding maleylpyruvate isomerase family mycothiol-dependent enzyme, which produces MTTASEKAHALLDGVRKLDDEWARAIGGLGEPELRAPSALPGWSRAHVLAHLARNADGLKNLLTWADTGVETPMYPSAEARDADIEACAQHPAADLLADFVASAGRFEQYAAAMPDDAWAREARNRQGVPVTGTVVARMRLSELTIHLADLDRGYDLDRVLGLLGPLTDDVVQHAITSRGAHLPAVRLVADGFEWTMGAAPGATVAGTAGQLLAWLSGRSDGAELDGTVPRIPAWS; this is translated from the coding sequence GTGACGACGGCATCCGAGAAGGCACACGCGCTCCTCGACGGAGTTCGCAAGCTCGACGACGAATGGGCCAGGGCCATCGGTGGTCTCGGCGAACCCGAACTGCGCGCGCCCAGCGCGTTGCCCGGCTGGTCGCGGGCGCACGTGCTCGCCCACCTCGCCCGCAACGCCGACGGCCTCAAGAACCTGCTGACCTGGGCGGACACCGGCGTCGAGACGCCGATGTACCCCAGTGCCGAGGCGCGGGACGCCGACATCGAAGCCTGCGCGCAGCACCCGGCCGCGGATCTCCTGGCCGACTTCGTCGCGTCCGCCGGGCGCTTCGAGCAGTACGCCGCGGCGATGCCGGACGACGCCTGGGCGCGCGAGGCCCGCAACCGGCAGGGCGTGCCGGTCACCGGGACCGTCGTCGCGCGGATGCGGTTGTCCGAGCTGACCATCCACCTCGCCGACCTCGACCGCGGCTACGACCTCGATCGCGTGCTCGGGCTGCTCGGCCCGCTCACCGACGACGTCGTGCAGCACGCCATCACTTCCCGCGGCGCGCACCTGCCCGCGGTGCGCCTGGTCGCCGACGGTTTCGAGTGGACGATGGGCGCGGCCCCGGGCGCGACCGTCGCCGGCACCGCCGGGCAGCTGCTGGCCTGGCTCAGCGGGCGCTCCGACGGCGCGGAGCTGGACGGCACCGTGCCGCGGATCCCGGCCTGGTCCTGA
- a CDS encoding GMC family oxidoreductase, translated as MTASNTTTSAGGPDYDVVVVGSGFGGSVAALRLTEKGYRVAVVEAGRRFADDEFAKTSWDLKRYLWAPQVGCYGIQRIHMLNDVMVLAGAGVGGGSLVYANTLYRPLKPFYRDKQWSHITDWEAELAPHYDQASRMLGVVTNPTITPSDVVMREVAKDMGVADSFHPTPVGVYFGKPGERAKDPYFGGAGPERVGCTECGSCMTGCRVGAKNTLVKNYLYLAEQDGAKVIPLTTVTSVRPVEGGYEVDLKKTGTTSKKFRTTITAEKVVFAAGTWGTQNLLHKLKDTGTLPKLSRRLGELTRTNSEAIIGAARTDVDESRNFSRGVAITSSIHPDENTHIEPVRYGKGSNAMSMLQTIATDGASPVPRWRQAVSFMVKHPIQTAKLLNGYRWSERTVILLVMQSLDNSITTYTRRGLFGRRKYTSKQGHGEPNPSFIPAGHEANERTADHIGGIAGGTWGEIFDIPLTAHFIGGVPIGATADEGVIDPYHRVFGYPGLSVVDGAAITANLGVNPSLTITAQAERAFSFWPNKGEADQRPAQDAGYVRLEPVAPKNPAVPAEAPAALRRSS; from the coding sequence GCTGCGGCTCACCGAGAAGGGCTACCGGGTAGCCGTCGTAGAGGCCGGGCGGAGGTTCGCCGACGACGAGTTCGCGAAGACGTCGTGGGACCTCAAGCGCTACCTGTGGGCGCCGCAGGTCGGCTGCTACGGCATCCAGCGCATCCACATGCTCAACGACGTCATGGTGCTCGCGGGCGCCGGCGTCGGCGGCGGATCGCTGGTTTACGCGAACACGCTGTACCGGCCGCTCAAGCCGTTCTACCGCGACAAGCAGTGGTCCCACATCACCGACTGGGAAGCCGAGCTCGCGCCGCACTACGACCAGGCGAGCCGGATGCTGGGCGTCGTCACGAACCCGACGATCACCCCGTCGGACGTCGTCATGCGCGAAGTCGCGAAGGACATGGGCGTCGCCGATTCGTTCCACCCGACGCCGGTCGGCGTGTACTTCGGCAAGCCGGGCGAGCGTGCGAAGGACCCGTACTTCGGCGGCGCCGGCCCCGAGCGCGTCGGCTGCACCGAGTGCGGCTCGTGCATGACCGGCTGCCGCGTCGGGGCGAAGAACACCCTGGTCAAGAACTACCTCTACCTCGCCGAGCAGGACGGCGCGAAGGTCATCCCGCTCACGACGGTGACGTCCGTGCGCCCGGTCGAGGGCGGGTACGAGGTCGACCTGAAGAAGACCGGCACGACGTCGAAGAAGTTCCGCACGACGATCACGGCCGAGAAGGTCGTCTTCGCCGCGGGTACCTGGGGCACGCAGAACCTGCTGCACAAGCTGAAGGACACCGGCACGCTGCCGAAGCTGTCCCGCCGGCTCGGCGAGCTGACCCGGACGAACTCCGAGGCCATCATCGGTGCCGCCCGGACCGACGTCGACGAGAGCCGGAACTTCAGCCGCGGGGTCGCGATCACGTCGTCGATCCACCCGGACGAGAACACCCACATCGAGCCGGTCCGCTACGGCAAGGGCAGCAACGCGATGAGCATGCTGCAGACGATCGCGACCGACGGCGCTTCGCCGGTGCCGCGCTGGCGGCAGGCCGTCAGCTTCATGGTCAAGCACCCGATCCAGACGGCGAAGCTGCTCAACGGCTACCGCTGGTCCGAGCGCACGGTGATCCTGCTGGTGATGCAGAGCCTCGACAACTCGATCACGACGTACACCCGGCGCGGGCTGTTCGGCCGCCGCAAGTACACGTCGAAGCAGGGGCACGGCGAGCCGAACCCGAGCTTCATCCCGGCCGGCCACGAGGCCAACGAGCGCACGGCCGACCACATCGGCGGCATCGCGGGCGGCACCTGGGGCGAGATCTTCGACATCCCGCTGACGGCCCACTTCATCGGCGGCGTCCCGATCGGCGCCACCGCCGACGAGGGCGTCATCGACCCGTACCACCGCGTGTTCGGCTACCCGGGCCTGTCGGTGGTCGACGGTGCGGCGATCACGGCCAACCTCGGCGTGAACCCGTCCCTGACGATCACGGCACAGGCCGAGCGGGCGTTCTCGTTCTGGCCGAACAAGGGCGAGGCGGACCAGCGACCCGCACAGGACGCGGGTTATGTCCGGCTGGAGCCGGTGGCGCCGAAGAACCCCGCGGTCCCCGCGGAAGCACCCGCCGCGCTGCGCCGATCCTCCTAG